One Nostoc punctiforme PCC 73102 DNA window includes the following coding sequences:
- a CDS encoding calcium-binding protein encodes MAIIKGTDNKNYLDFLYGGNENDTVIGFAGDDNLYGGLGNDYLYGDEDNDKLYGGLGDDYLYGGLGNDYLNGEEGNNSLYGEAGNDSFYAANSSGNNLLDGGAGNDELYVYSSTGNNTLKGGSGNDTLDISFSYGKNILDGGSEDDRLSARYAVGNNTLRGGTGNDYIAADLSAGNNVLDGGDGNDTLDINYQWKGKNTVSGGNGADTFYAYGVQGANTLNGDSGDDSFYISSPETVLYSLVTQTVDGGTGNDYLYIDYSNAIASITSTYNPTTNQGLITADTNQVRYKNIERLEVKGTAYDDNIVGSNGDDTLNGGNGGNDTLKGGAGNDILRINDNSRNTNTAYGGTGNDFLYAEATGGTSLLDGGDGNDYLSIANSYSSVFGRSNTLNGGVGNDTLNAKATYGGNFLNGGVGNDFIYADYSSGTNILDGGDRDDYLSAAGASFHFDNTFFTLKGGTGNDTLNANSSFSTNNLDGGTGNDRLTVENSYKNNLLNGGDGNDYLKGGQAPESLCAVLS; translated from the coding sequence GTGGCAATTATCAAGGGTACAGATAATAAAAATTACCTTGATTTTCTTTATGGTGGTAATGAGAATGATACCGTCATAGGATTTGCGGGAGACGACAACCTCTATGGAGGTTTAGGTAATGACTATCTTTATGGTGATGAGGATAATGACAAACTCTATGGAGGTTTAGGTGATGACTATCTTTATGGTGGCTTAGGTAATGACTATTTAAACGGAGAAGAGGGTAATAATAGTCTATATGGTGAAGCAGGTAATGATTCCTTCTATGCCGCCAACTCCTCTGGGAACAACCTTTTAGATGGTGGGGCGGGAAATGATGAACTTTACGTTTATAGCTCGACTGGAAATAACACCCTTAAGGGTGGAAGTGGAAACGATACCTTAGATATTTCCTTCTCTTATGGAAAAAATATTTTAGATGGTGGCTCTGAGGATGATCGTCTTTCTGCTCGCTACGCCGTAGGAAACAATACCCTTCGGGGTGGAACCGGAAATGATTATATTGCAGCTGATTTGTCTGCTGGTAATAATGTTCTCGACGGAGGTGATGGAAATGATACCCTTGACATTAATTATCAATGGAAAGGCAAGAATACAGTTTCAGGTGGAAACGGAGCAGACACTTTTTATGCCTATGGAGTTCAGGGTGCTAACACTCTCAATGGTGATAGTGGTGATGACTCTTTCTATATTAGTAGCCCAGAAACTGTTCTCTATTCCTTGGTAACTCAAACAGTTGATGGAGGAACAGGTAATGATTACTTGTACATTGACTATAGTAATGCGATCGCTAGCATTACCTCAACATACAACCCTACCACTAACCAAGGTTTAATTACTGCTGACACAAATCAAGTCCGCTACAAAAATATCGAACGATTAGAGGTTAAGGGTACAGCCTATGACGACAATATTGTAGGCAGCAATGGCGACGATACACTCAACGGCGGTAATGGTGGAAATGACACCCTCAAAGGCGGTGCAGGCAATGACATCTTACGTATTAACGACAATTCACGTAATACTAATACTGCCTATGGTGGTACAGGTAACGACTTTTTATATGCAGAAGCTACAGGTGGAACGAGCCTACTAGATGGTGGCGATGGCAATGATTATTTATCCATTGCTAATAGCTACTCTAGTGTCTTTGGCAGGAGTAATACCCTGAATGGTGGTGTAGGTAATGACACCTTAAATGCTAAAGCTACCTATGGTGGTAACTTCTTGAATGGTGGTGTAGGTAACGATTTCATTTATGCAGACTATTCATCTGGTACGAATATACTAGATGGTGGCGATAGAGATGATTATCTATCTGCTGCTGGCGCTAGCTTCCATTTCGATAACACCTTTTTTACTTTGAAGGGTGGTACGGGTAATGACACCTTAAATGCTAACTCTTCATTTAGTACCAATAATCTCGATGGTGGTACAGGTAACGATCGCTTGACTGTTGAAAATTCGTATAAGAATAACTTGCTAAATGGTGGCGATGGTAATGATTATCTGAAGGGGGGACAAGCACCCGAAAGCCTTTGTGCTGTATTAAGTTGA
- a CDS encoding DUF4351 domain-containing protein, with protein sequence MTYDNTLKYLVEQYPEDFIRYLLASEATDIQILKTELNQEPIRADSVTFLQTANQILHLEFQTLPASTPPLPLRMLDYWVRLYLQYNCDIEQVVIFLKPTTSEAVFVDQFTARNTTHRYRVIRIWEQDPEPLLLSPGLLPLATLARTDSPQSLLQQVAVQVSMIEEAATKQSISVCTQLLAGLVFEPELIRQFLRREDMRESAIYQEILQEGLQEGRQRGIEQGLEQGIEQGLEQGLEQGLEQGRQSELRLVIRLLTRRLGSINSQLQSRLQELSLAQLENLGEVLLDFASEADLMNWLNTIEN encoded by the coding sequence GTGACATACGATAACACCCTGAAATATCTGGTTGAGCAGTATCCAGAAGATTTTATCCGCTACTTACTTGCATCTGAGGCAACGGATATCCAGATTCTCAAAACAGAACTAAATCAAGAACCAATTCGTGCCGATTCAGTAACCTTTTTGCAAACTGCCAATCAGATACTGCATTTAGAGTTTCAAACCTTACCAGCATCAACTCCACCCTTGCCACTGCGGATGTTGGACTATTGGGTGCGGCTATATCTACAATACAATTGTGATATCGAGCAGGTAGTGATTTTCCTTAAACCCACAACTTCAGAAGCTGTATTTGTAGATCAATTTACTGCCCGCAATACTACCCACCGTTATCGCGTCATCCGAATTTGGGAACAAGACCCAGAGCCTTTATTGTTATCTCCTGGTTTGTTACCTCTGGCAACTTTGGCGCGAACAGATTCTCCTCAAAGCTTACTGCAACAAGTAGCAGTTCAGGTGAGTATGATTGAAGAAGCAGCCACTAAGCAGAGTATCTCGGTATGTACCCAACTTCTAGCAGGGTTGGTATTCGAGCCAGAACTAATTCGTCAGTTTTTGAGGAGAGAAGATATGAGAGAATCTGCCATTTATCAAGAAATTCTCCAAGAAGGACTGCAAGAAGGGAGACAACGAGGCATTGAACAAGGTCTTGAACAAGGCATTGAACAAGGTCTTGAACAAGGTCTTGAACAAGGTCTTGAACAAGGAAGACAATCAGAACTGAGGCTAGTGATACGTCTATTAACTCGTCGGCTTGGTTCAATTAATTCTCAGTTACAATCCCGGTTGCAAGAGTTGTCCTTAGCTCAGTTAGAAAACTTGGGTGAAGTATTACTAGATTTTGCTAGTGAGGCTGATTTAATGAATTGGCTAAATACAATAGAAAATTAG
- a CDS encoding phytoene desaturase family protein, with protein sequence MKPDYLIVGSGLSALVFGALMANSGKTVQILEAHEHPGGFGHTFTMAKKYTFNAQFHYVWDCGEGQTVNRVLKKLGLDREVTFERYDPDGFDHMRMPGYALDIPSEPEELIQRLSALFPAYSVGGASRSENRIRQFVNDVEKTSAGLKRLAPPVKPIELFKHTNEVFCTVQYLNSTLQDVFDKFQLPQAAQTLLALQWPDFLLPPNQLSFYAWVALFKGYQAGAFYPTQHFEHVINSLVKVIESHGGQVLLNHEVTNFRVIDRTVTGVEAMDLTTHQTHEFTGDTVICNIDPKKAAKMIGESKFSKTVRRKLNYEYSASNYMAYCVVKDLDLRDYGFGKWNVFHTGHQDLNEAFAQMYEHNDFSNPSFAITTPTLLTQASRDCPEDCQIVEFLTVANYNYFKQLRQSDRKAYNQKKQEIFASILDVMEKEYVPNFRKHLLFHITGSPTTNERYCWCPNGNSYGSNLTPRNMGLGRLNHETSLNHFYFCNASSGYPGFAPTFWTGALLYQRLSGDVLLGNS encoded by the coding sequence ATGAAACCGGATTACCTAATTGTAGGCAGTGGTTTATCAGCATTGGTCTTTGGCGCTTTGATGGCAAATTCCGGCAAGACCGTGCAAATACTCGAAGCTCATGAGCATCCGGGCGGCTTTGGTCACACGTTTACGATGGCTAAAAAATACACGTTTAATGCTCAATTCCATTATGTTTGGGATTGCGGTGAAGGACAAACGGTTAATCGGGTACTCAAGAAATTAGGCTTGGATCGGGAGGTGACTTTTGAGCGGTACGACCCAGATGGTTTTGACCACATGCGAATGCCGGGATATGCGTTAGATATTCCTTCGGAACCAGAGGAACTGATCCAGCGATTATCAGCGCTGTTTCCTGCATATAGCGTTGGCGGAGCCTCTCGATCAGAGAATCGCATTCGCCAATTTGTTAACGATGTTGAAAAAACGAGCGCAGGTTTAAAAAGACTCGCTCCCCCAGTTAAGCCAATTGAACTGTTCAAACATACAAATGAAGTGTTTTGTACCGTTCAATATCTCAACAGTACACTTCAGGATGTATTCGATAAGTTTCAGCTACCCCAAGCCGCCCAAACCCTATTAGCTCTGCAATGGCCTGATTTTTTGCTGCCTCCAAATCAACTATCGTTTTATGCCTGGGTCGCTTTATTCAAGGGCTATCAAGCAGGTGCATTTTACCCAACCCAGCATTTTGAGCATGTTATCAATTCCTTAGTCAAAGTGATTGAATCACACGGAGGGCAGGTATTGCTCAACCATGAAGTTACGAATTTTAGAGTCATAGACCGAACAGTTACGGGAGTTGAGGCGATGGATCTAACCACCCATCAAACTCACGAATTTACAGGTGATACCGTGATTTGCAACATTGACCCCAAAAAAGCCGCCAAAATGATAGGTGAGTCAAAGTTCTCTAAAACCGTGCGCCGAAAACTCAACTATGAGTATTCTGCATCCAACTACATGGCTTATTGCGTCGTCAAAGACCTCGACCTGCGAGACTATGGATTTGGCAAGTGGAATGTTTTCCACACTGGTCATCAGGATTTGAATGAAGCCTTTGCTCAGATGTATGAACACAATGACTTTTCCAATCCTAGCTTTGCCATAACAACGCCGACTTTATTGACACAAGCGAGTCGGGATTGTCCAGAAGATTGCCAGATTGTTGAATTCCTTACTGTTGCTAATTACAACTACTTTAAGCAATTGCGACAGAGCGATCGCAAAGCCTACAACCAGAAAAAGCAAGAAATCTTCGCTTCTATCCTGGATGTCATGGAAAAAGAATATGTGCCGAACTTTAGAAAGCATCTACTCTTTCATATCACCGGCAGTCCCACCACCAATGAACGTTATTGCTGGTGTCCCAACGGAAATTCCTACGGTTCTAACCTCACACCGCGCAACATGGGTTTGGGACGCTTGAATCACGAAACCTCACTCAACCATTTCTATTTCTGCAATGCTTCATCAGGCTATCCCGGTTTTGCTCCCACATTCTGGACTGGGGCATTGCTGTATCAACGATTATCTGGTGATGTGCTTTTAGGCAATAGCTAA
- a CDS encoding HAD family hydrolase, with protein MSLKAVLFDFNGVIINDEPIHLQLIDEILIEENLQPQKVSERQASLGRSDRACFQQLLANRGRVANENYLTQLLYRKAQAYTVELEKIEKLPLYPGVEDLIYQVRSRNLKLGLVSGALRQEIELVLHRAKLDQHFKIIVAGDDITTSKPEPDGYLLAVKCLNKEYPELNLQPQECLAIEDTPAGIAAAKRSQMQVVGVANTYPFHMLQRCCNWTVDYLSDLELERVQKIYSQKEPQPSATEC; from the coding sequence ATGAGTTTAAAGGCAGTTCTCTTTGATTTCAATGGTGTCATCATTAACGATGAGCCAATCCACCTACAACTGATCGATGAGATTCTCATTGAAGAAAATCTCCAACCCCAAAAGGTGAGTGAGCGTCAAGCTTCTCTTGGACGTAGCGATCGCGCTTGTTTTCAGCAACTACTCGCTAATCGTGGTAGAGTCGCTAACGAAAACTACTTAACTCAGTTGTTGTACCGCAAAGCCCAAGCTTATACGGTGGAGTTAGAGAAAATAGAGAAACTGCCTTTATATCCAGGTGTAGAAGACTTAATATATCAGGTGCGATCGCGGAATTTGAAATTAGGATTAGTCAGTGGCGCTCTTCGCCAAGAAATAGAATTGGTACTCCATCGTGCCAAACTAGACCAACATTTTAAAATTATCGTTGCGGGCGATGACATAACCACCAGTAAACCAGAACCTGATGGTTATTTACTGGCAGTAAAATGCCTAAATAAAGAATATCCTGAATTAAACCTTCAACCACAAGAGTGTCTGGCAATTGAAGATACCCCCGCAGGTATTGCCGCAGCGAAGCGATCGCAGATGCAGGTTGTTGGTGTAGCGAATACTTACCCATTCCACATGCTTCAGCGCTGCTGTAATTGGACTGTTGATTATCTCAGTGATTTAGAACTGGAACGCGTGCAGAAGATTTATTCTCAAAAAGAGCCTCAGCCATCGGCAACTGAATGTTAG
- a CDS encoding ISKra4-like element ISNpu15 family transposase (programmed frameshift), which produces MTPEEEQQIKEYSRAIAKILYKSTTGEQLTSLAKIEEVVRSQMRKHVMPEVGFFIENATGESRGYKRKIKSIIGELPITNSQAQKLEIRPHNQLSPYLEACCLRISASVSYQRAAEDIEYLTGVEVSKSVQQRLVHRQNFELPQVESTVEELSVDGGNIRIRTIKGQVCDWKGYKATCLHEKQAIAASFQENSLVIDWVKSQSIAPILTCLGDGHDGIWNIVRDFAPEHQRREVLDWFHLMENLHKIGGSNQRLNQAKILLWQGKVDDAIAVFADCQLKQAFNFCTYLEKHRHRIVNYQYYQAEQICSIGSGAIESTVKQIDRRTKISGAQWKSDNVPQVLAQRQSLS; this is translated from the exons ATGACTCCTGAAGAAGAACAACAGATAAAAGAATATTCTCGTGCAATAGCAAAGATACTGTACAAAAGTACTACGGGTGAGCAACTCACAAGTTTGGCAAAAATAGAAGAAGTAGTACGCTCTCAAATGCGGAAGCATGTAATGCCAGAAGTA GGTTTTTTTATCGAAAATGCCACAGGAGAAAGCAGAGGATACAAACGAAAAATAAAAAGTATTATTGGAGAACTGCCAATTACAAACTCTCAAGCACAAAAGCTAGAAATTAGACCCCATAATCAATTGAGTCCATATTTAGAAGCTTGTTGCTTACGAATCAGCGCGTCGGTATCGTATCAACGTGCGGCAGAAGATATTGAATATTTAACTGGTGTAGAAGTATCAAAAAGTGTGCAGCAACGATTAGTGCATCGTCAAAATTTTGAATTACCGCAAGTAGAATCAACTGTGGAAGAATTGAGTGTGGATGGAGGAAATATACGCATTCGTACAATCAAGGGACAAGTCTGTGATTGGAAGGGTTATAAAGCTACCTGCTTACATGAAAAACAAGCTATTGCTGCCTCATTTCAAGAAAATAGTCTTGTAATTGATTGGGTCAAAAGCCAATCAATTGCTCCTATCTTGACCTGTCTTGGCGATGGCCATGACGGTATTTGGAATATTGTCCGCGATTTTGCTCCCGAACACCAGCGTCGGGAAGTACTTGATTGGTTTCATCTGATGGAAAACCTACACAAGATTGGCGGTTCTAATCAACGGCTCAATCAGGCTAAAATCCTTCTCTGGCAAGGAAAAGTTGATGATGCTATCGCTGTCTTTGCTGACTGTCAGCTAAAACAAGCTTTTAATTTCTGTACTTATCTTGAGAAACATCGACACCGGATTGTCAATTACCAATATTATCAAGCAGAACAAATCTGTTCCATTGGTTCTGGTGCTATTGAGTCTACTGTCAAACAGATTGACCGTCGAACCAAAATTTCTGGCGCACAATGGAAATCTGATAACGTTCCTCAAGTCTTAGCTCAACGCCAGAGCTTATCTTAA
- a CDS encoding class I SAM-dependent methyltransferase, which produces MAVRQDTIWERFLSPVMRLLIDEEGLRRYADSIDWEKEGDRFRRDDVIIPSYYSSQNFHGITGGYLTYNAAVSYDPITQYVVPPNETIVRQALIDAVKVKPRRILDLGCGTGSTTLMLKRAFPEAEVIGLDLSPYMLVRAEDKARNSGLEIVWRHGNAEKTSFRDATFDLVTASLLFHETPNEVSLAILQESFRLLVTGGQVLILDGNQKTLRQLEWLNDVFEEPYIREYAAGSIEANMGAAGFEAVRSQDVWWINQVTGGVKPIATENVRRYTPTSVDNNDLEGLGSPAFGIIA; this is translated from the coding sequence ATGGCAGTCCGTCAAGATACAATCTGGGAACGTTTTTTATCTCCTGTAATGCGTCTTTTGATTGATGAAGAAGGCTTACGGCGTTACGCTGATAGTATAGATTGGGAGAAAGAGGGCGATCGCTTCCGGCGAGATGATGTCATAATTCCCTCGTACTACAGTAGTCAAAACTTTCACGGGATTACAGGCGGCTATCTCACTTACAATGCAGCAGTTAGTTACGATCCGATTACCCAATATGTTGTGCCGCCTAATGAAACTATTGTCCGTCAAGCCTTAATTGATGCTGTTAAGGTAAAACCACGACGCATACTTGATTTAGGTTGTGGCACAGGTTCCACTACTTTAATGTTAAAACGGGCTTTTCCCGAAGCCGAAGTTATTGGTTTGGATTTATCACCCTATATGCTGGTAAGGGCAGAAGATAAAGCTAGAAATTCTGGGTTAGAGATAGTCTGGCGACACGGAAATGCGGAAAAAACCAGTTTCAGAGATGCAACATTTGACTTAGTGACAGCCTCTTTGCTATTCCACGAAACTCCAAATGAGGTGTCCTTAGCAATTTTGCAGGAAAGCTTTCGGTTGCTAGTAACTGGAGGGCAAGTCCTAATTCTAGATGGAAATCAAAAGACTCTGCGGCAGTTAGAATGGCTTAATGATGTTTTTGAAGAGCCATATATTCGTGAGTATGCTGCTGGTAGTATAGAGGCGAATATGGGTGCGGCCGGATTTGAAGCCGTGCGATCGCAGGATGTATGGTGGATAAATCAGGTAACTGGCGGCGTTAAACCGATCGCAACTGAAAATGTCCGTCGTTATACTCCCACATCAGTAGATAATAATGATTTGGAGGGACTTGGATCTCCCGCATTTGGCATAATCGCATGA